The Cerasicoccus sp. TK19100 genome window below encodes:
- a CDS encoding acyl-CoA carboxylase subunit beta, which translates to MAIDPKLLEDLQKRRELAAQAGGADKLAKRKDKGQMSARERLEFFFEDGTFQEFGMHAQHTCHRFGMADKAMPYDGVVCGTGYVNGRPVAAFSQDFTVGGGAVGRIHAKKICDLMEYAHEAGIPVVGVNDSGGARIQEGVDSLSGYGQVFFKNVYLSGVVPQIAVIAGPCAGGAAYSPALTDFIIMTETNANMFICGPDVIKAATGEKAELAQFASAAAHASISGNIHLIAEDDKHAMELASELLSYLPNNNISDPPHNLDADIDLSKDLGMNDIVPASPKEPLDTHVVIDLLVDDGNFFEIQPDFAPNIITGFARICGVVVGIIGNQPKVKAGTLDIDSSDKGARFIRTCNIYNIPIVNLVDVPGFMPGLAQERGGIIRHGAKMLFAYAAATVPKITLIMRKAYGGAYLAMCSADMGADLVFAWPTAEIAVMGGEGAVKVLFRNQIKDAEDPTAKTKELVAEYQGEFASPYQAAANAMITDVIEPSETRSTIALALRKTLTKRDTRPPKKHGNIPL; encoded by the coding sequence ATGGCCATCGATCCCAAATTACTGGAAGACCTGCAAAAGCGCCGGGAGCTCGCCGCCCAAGCCGGCGGCGCTGACAAGCTCGCCAAGCGCAAAGACAAAGGTCAAATGTCTGCCCGAGAACGGCTGGAATTCTTCTTCGAAGACGGCACGTTTCAGGAGTTCGGCATGCACGCGCAGCACACCTGCCATCGCTTCGGCATGGCGGATAAGGCCATGCCCTACGATGGCGTCGTTTGCGGCACCGGCTATGTCAATGGTCGGCCCGTGGCTGCCTTCAGCCAGGACTTCACCGTCGGCGGCGGCGCAGTGGGCCGTATTCACGCTAAGAAAATTTGCGACCTGATGGAGTACGCACACGAAGCCGGCATTCCGGTGGTCGGCGTGAATGACTCCGGCGGCGCGCGCATTCAGGAGGGCGTCGACTCACTCTCCGGCTATGGCCAGGTGTTCTTTAAGAACGTTTACCTGTCTGGTGTCGTGCCGCAGATCGCCGTGATCGCCGGGCCTTGCGCCGGGGGTGCCGCCTACTCGCCCGCCCTCACGGACTTCATCATCATGACGGAGACCAACGCCAATATGTTCATCTGCGGGCCGGATGTTATTAAAGCCGCCACGGGTGAAAAAGCCGAACTGGCGCAATTCGCTTCGGCCGCCGCGCACGCCTCCATCAGCGGCAATATTCACCTGATCGCCGAGGACGACAAGCATGCCATGGAACTCGCCTCCGAGTTACTCTCCTACCTCCCGAACAACAACATCTCCGACCCGCCCCACAATCTGGATGCGGACATCGACTTGAGCAAAGACCTCGGCATGAACGACATCGTTCCGGCCAGTCCCAAGGAGCCCCTCGACACCCACGTCGTGATCGATCTGCTCGTGGATGACGGAAACTTTTTCGAGATCCAGCCCGACTTCGCACCCAACATCATAACCGGCTTTGCCCGCATATGCGGCGTCGTGGTGGGTATCATCGGCAACCAGCCTAAGGTCAAGGCAGGCACGCTGGACATCGACAGCTCGGACAAAGGCGCGCGCTTCATCCGCACGTGCAACATATACAACATTCCGATTGTGAACCTGGTCGACGTGCCCGGCTTTATGCCCGGGCTAGCTCAGGAGCGCGGCGGCATTATCCGCCATGGTGCCAAGATGCTCTTTGCCTACGCCGCGGCCACCGTGCCGAAGATCACGCTGATCATGCGCAAGGCCTACGGTGGTGCTTACCTCGCCATGTGCTCGGCCGATATGGGTGCCGATCTAGTCTTTGCCTGGCCCACTGCCGAGATTGCGGTTATGGGTGGCGAAGGCGCGGTAAAGGTCCTCTTCCGCAACCAAATCAAGGACGCCGAGGACCCCACCGCAAAAACCAAAGAGCTCGTCGCCGAGTATCAAGGTGAGTTCGCCTCGCCTTATCAGGCCGCAGCCAACGCCATGATCACCGACGTGATCGAGCCTTCGGAAACTCGCTCAACGATCGCCCTGGCCTTGCGCAAAACGCTGACCAAGCGCGACACGCGTCCACCCAAGAAACACGGTAACATTCCACTGTAG
- a CDS encoding OadG family protein — MQTPAILASMPAHPELGENLQFILVGFVFVIIVLLILAGITQLVGLLFKQPAKPEKSAAKATPSTAASSPSKNEPAEVTEELDPALTAAIVAAAVHAVIGDQPHRILSIRPAQQSWAQEGRRQIFSSHTVR; from the coding sequence ATGCAAACGCCAGCCATACTCGCGTCCATGCCGGCGCATCCTGAACTCGGCGAGAACCTCCAGTTCATTCTGGTCGGCTTCGTCTTCGTGATCATCGTGCTATTGATCCTGGCCGGAATCACGCAGTTGGTCGGCCTGCTGTTTAAGCAACCGGCCAAACCAGAAAAGTCCGCCGCCAAGGCGACACCATCTACGGCTGCCAGTTCTCCGAGCAAGAATGAACCTGCCGAAGTTACTGAAGAGCTCGACCCGGCATTGACCGCCGCCATCGTCGCCGCCGCGGTGCACGCGGTCATCGGCGATCAACCGCACCGCATCCTGAGCATCCGGCCCGCACAGCAAAGTTGGGCTCAGGAAGGTCGCCGCCAGATATTCTCATCACATACCGTTCGCTAA
- a CDS encoding biotin/lipoyl-containing protein: protein MKRLKITVEGKTYEVEVEMLDDDGQPMASASAPVKRSAPRRAAAAPAPVGAPAPKSSGGSAAAGDVPSPLSAVVVSVDVKVGQQVNEGEKLITLEAMKMNTIVNAPAAGTVKAIHVAAGDAVEEGQGLISVE, encoded by the coding sequence ATGAAACGCTTAAAGATCACCGTTGAAGGTAAAACGTATGAAGTCGAGGTCGAGATGCTCGATGACGACGGCCAACCCATGGCTTCGGCTTCGGCCCCGGTCAAGCGGTCTGCCCCGCGTCGCGCTGCCGCAGCGCCCGCCCCGGTCGGCGCACCCGCGCCCAAGTCCAGCGGTGGAAGTGCGGCGGCGGGAGATGTTCCCAGCCCGCTCTCGGCCGTAGTGGTCTCAGTCGATGTCAAAGTCGGCCAGCAAGTCAACGAAGGCGAAAAGCTGATCACGCTCGAAGCCATGAAAATGAATACCATCGTTAACGCGCCGGCCGCCGGCACCGTCAAGGCCATCCATGTGGCTGCCGGAGACGCGGTCGAAGAAGGCCAGGGCCTGATCTCCGTCGAGTAA
- a CDS encoding sodium ion-translocating decarboxylase subunit beta — protein sequence MWVVVAILLYLAVFKEFEPLLLVPIAFGALLANLPTKNMTDTPPGEILSPVSGVVVAAYGEPGQSVQMPATPRQRPNHMTKLGEDGIEKVFDEENLLYGEGRQTLLYVIRGDESHSEGEPVSVQVPWLGSDETITVRGDDYLVWAEASGRMSQAFIKAGDAVTAGQPLARVFSDHNGGLFHYISLGIILEIFPPLIFLGVGALTDFGPLIANPRTLLLGAAAQFGVFATYLGAMASGFFTSSEAAAIGIIGGADGPTSIFLANALSPDLMAPIAVAAYSYMALVPVIQPPIMRALTTKSERQIRMKSLRKVGRLEKLIFALIVTIFCILVAPDASPLIGMLMLGNFLRECGVTQRLSKAAQNELINIVTIFLGASVGITMTGDRFLKAETLMILALGVVAFSIATASGIIMAKGMNLFSKSKINPLIGSAGVSAVPMAARVSQVEGQKADPSNYLLMHAMGPNVAGVIGTALAAGYFMAVFASSH from the coding sequence ATGTGGGTGGTGGTTGCCATCCTGCTTTACCTGGCGGTTTTCAAGGAGTTTGAGCCACTGCTCTTGGTGCCCATTGCTTTTGGTGCCCTGCTGGCCAACCTCCCGACAAAGAACATGACCGACACGCCGCCCGGAGAAATCCTGAGCCCGGTTAGCGGTGTCGTGGTGGCTGCCTACGGTGAGCCCGGGCAATCCGTGCAGATGCCCGCAACGCCTCGCCAGCGTCCCAACCACATGACCAAGCTCGGCGAAGACGGCATCGAGAAAGTCTTTGACGAAGAGAATCTGCTCTACGGCGAAGGCCGCCAGACCCTGCTCTACGTCATCCGTGGCGACGAGTCGCACAGTGAAGGCGAACCCGTCTCCGTGCAAGTCCCCTGGCTGGGCTCGGATGAAACAATCACCGTGCGCGGCGATGACTACCTGGTCTGGGCCGAAGCCTCTGGCCGCATGTCCCAGGCGTTCATCAAAGCGGGTGACGCCGTGACCGCCGGCCAGCCATTGGCCCGCGTTTTCAGTGACCACAACGGGGGCTTGTTTCACTACATCTCGCTGGGGATCATCCTGGAAATTTTCCCGCCGTTGATCTTCCTGGGCGTCGGTGCGTTGACCGACTTTGGCCCACTGATCGCGAACCCGCGCACGCTGCTTCTCGGCGCTGCCGCGCAGTTCGGGGTGTTCGCTACTTACCTCGGCGCGATGGCCTCGGGATTCTTCACCAGCTCGGAAGCGGCCGCAATTGGCATCATCGGCGGGGCCGATGGACCGACCTCGATCTTTCTCGCCAATGCGCTTTCGCCAGACTTGATGGCCCCAATTGCCGTCGCCGCATATAGCTACATGGCGCTGGTCCCAGTCATCCAACCGCCGATCATGCGTGCGCTGACGACCAAGAGCGAACGCCAAATCCGCATGAAAAGCCTGCGCAAGGTAGGCCGATTGGAAAAGCTGATCTTTGCGCTGATCGTGACCATCTTCTGCATCCTGGTCGCACCCGATGCCTCACCGCTTATCGGCATGCTGATGCTGGGCAATTTCCTCCGCGAATGCGGCGTCACCCAGCGCCTCTCCAAGGCCGCGCAGAACGAGCTGATCAACATTGTCACGATCTTCCTCGGGGCCAGCGTGGGCATCACCATGACCGGTGACCGTTTCCTGAAAGCGGAGACCCTCATGATTCTCGCCCTCGGCGTCGTAGCCTTCAGCATCGCGACGGCCAGCGGCATAATCATGGCCAAGGGCATGAATCTTTTCAGCAAGAGCAAGATCAACCCGCTCATTGGCTCAGCCGGCGTCTCGGCCGTGCCAATGGCGGCGCGGGTTAGCCAGGTGGAGGGCCAAAAAGCCGACCCCAGCAACTACCTGCTGATGCACGCCATGGGGCCCAACGTCGCCGGCGTAATCGGCACGGCGCTAGCCGCGGGTTACTTCATGGCGGTCTTCGCCAGCTCACATTAA
- a CDS encoding acetyl-CoA hydrolase/transferase family protein: MTAIPELTAAEAAAMINDGDTIGFSGFTPAGAAKAIPRALAARAKAEHEAGRPFKIGVVTGASTGDSLDGELARADAVAWRTPYQSDKYLRKSINAGKTRFFDMHLSMLPQNVRYGFLGKFKYAVIEACDVSEDGEIILTTSVGATPTFCNVADKIIIELNEKHPKGLRGLHDIYEPLDPPNRQPIPINTCRDRVGTDVLKVDPTKIAGIVRTDLPDETGGFKEPDGITLKIGDNVARFLAEELKSGRIPYKFLPIQSGVGNIANAVLGAMGRHPDIPAFEMYSEVIQDSVIDLMKDGAVKFASATSLTLSPPVLQEVYEDLEFYKTRMLLRPQEISNHPEIVRRLGIISINTAIELDIFGNVNSTHVMGKDLMNGIGGSGDFTRNAFISIFTCPSVAKGGNISTIVPLVSHLDHSEHSVQVVITDQGIADLRGKDPHERALAIIDNCAHPEYRDKLHRYLQAVKDGHTPQSLGDAYSMHQAFLQTGDMHNVVWSSPKPQ; this comes from the coding sequence ATGACGGCAATCCCCGAACTAACTGCAGCCGAAGCCGCTGCGATGATTAACGATGGTGACACCATCGGTTTCAGCGGATTCACCCCCGCCGGAGCCGCCAAGGCGATTCCACGCGCATTGGCCGCTCGCGCCAAAGCCGAACATGAGGCCGGGCGACCGTTCAAAATCGGCGTGGTCACCGGTGCATCCACGGGCGACTCACTCGACGGCGAACTTGCCCGCGCGGACGCCGTTGCCTGGCGCACCCCGTATCAATCGGACAAGTATCTGCGCAAGTCCATCAACGCCGGCAAGACACGCTTCTTCGACATGCACCTTTCCATGCTGCCGCAGAACGTGCGCTACGGATTCCTCGGCAAGTTCAAGTATGCGGTGATCGAAGCCTGCGATGTTTCTGAGGATGGCGAGATCATCCTGACAACCTCCGTCGGTGCCACCCCGACTTTCTGTAATGTCGCGGACAAGATCATCATCGAGCTCAATGAGAAGCACCCCAAAGGTTTGCGCGGACTGCACGATATTTACGAGCCGCTCGACCCACCCAACCGCCAGCCCATCCCGATAAACACCTGCCGCGATCGCGTGGGCACGGATGTGTTGAAAGTCGACCCGACCAAAATCGCCGGCATTGTGCGGACGGATCTGCCCGACGAAACCGGCGGCTTCAAGGAGCCCGACGGCATCACGCTCAAAATTGGTGATAACGTCGCCCGCTTCCTCGCCGAAGAGCTCAAGTCCGGTCGCATTCCGTATAAGTTTTTGCCGATCCAATCCGGCGTGGGTAACATCGCTAATGCGGTGCTCGGTGCCATGGGCCGCCATCCGGACATCCCTGCCTTCGAGATGTATTCCGAAGTGATTCAAGACTCCGTCATCGACCTAATGAAGGACGGGGCCGTGAAGTTCGCCAGCGCAACATCCCTCACCCTGAGCCCGCCCGTTCTGCAGGAAGTTTACGAAGATCTGGAGTTCTACAAAACGCGCATGCTTCTGCGTCCACAGGAAATCTCCAACCATCCGGAGATCGTACGGCGCCTGGGCATCATCTCGATCAACACCGCGATTGAGTTGGACATCTTTGGCAACGTCAACAGCACCCACGTCATGGGCAAGGACCTGATGAACGGCATTGGCGGCTCGGGTGACTTCACGCGCAACGCATTTATCTCGATCTTCACCTGTCCGTCGGTCGCTAAGGGCGGCAACATCAGCACGATCGTGCCACTGGTCAGCCACCTCGACCACAGCGAGCACAGCGTGCAAGTTGTCATCACCGATCAGGGCATAGCAGACTTGAGGGGCAAAGATCCACACGAGCGCGCCCTGGCGATCATCGACAACTGCGCGCACCCGGAGTACCGCGACAAATTGCACCGTTATTTGCAGGCCGTGAAAGACGGCCACACACCGCAAAGTTTGGGCGACGCCTACAGCATGCACCAGGCATTTCTGCAAACTGGCGACATGCACAACGTGGTATGGTCGTCACCCAAGCCACAGTAG
- a CDS encoding metal ABC transporter permease has translation MDWLTDPFEADFMQRALIAGVLAGVNCAVIGVYIVQRRMSFFGGALSHTVLPGMVFAFLRGVDIFWGALGAAMATAFGVGWLSRRREVGEDAAIGVVLSGMFALGVLMMSQVNSFRDFNALLFGSVLGVAPQDIWLGLGVTCLVLVAVTLINKEIELSSVDPEYSRVIGARPNRMRTLLLLLTALSVVTAVRVVGALMATALLITPAAAALVWARSVLSAMMVSVGIAVLSIVVGLVVSYHYDWSSGAAIVLTATACFGVSWLARVIWR, from the coding sequence ATGGATTGGCTGACGGATCCATTCGAGGCCGACTTCATGCAGCGCGCGCTCATTGCCGGCGTCTTGGCAGGCGTCAACTGCGCGGTGATTGGTGTGTATATTGTTCAGCGGCGCATGTCGTTTTTCGGCGGTGCATTATCTCACACGGTATTGCCGGGCATGGTGTTCGCATTCCTGCGTGGAGTGGATATTTTCTGGGGCGCTTTGGGCGCGGCAATGGCGACTGCGTTTGGCGTTGGTTGGTTGTCGCGTCGACGCGAAGTCGGGGAAGATGCTGCGATTGGCGTAGTGCTTTCCGGCATGTTTGCGCTCGGCGTGCTGATGATGAGCCAGGTGAATTCGTTTCGTGATTTCAACGCACTGCTCTTCGGCAGTGTGCTTGGTGTGGCTCCGCAGGATATCTGGCTCGGCCTTGGTGTGACCTGTCTGGTGCTGGTGGCGGTGACGCTGATTAATAAGGAAATCGAGCTCTCGTCCGTCGACCCGGAATACTCGCGCGTGATCGGTGCCCGGCCGAATCGTATGCGCACGCTGTTGCTTCTTCTCACCGCGCTCAGCGTCGTGACGGCGGTGCGTGTGGTCGGCGCGCTTATGGCTACTGCGCTGCTCATCACTCCGGCGGCGGCGGCATTAGTCTGGGCGCGTTCGGTGTTGTCAGCGATGATGGTTTCCGTGGGTATTGCCGTGCTGAGTATTGTGGTGGGCTTGGTCGTATCTTACCACTACGATTGGTCTTCCGGTGCTGCCATCGTGCTCACGGCCACGGCCTGCTTTGGCGTCAGTTGGTTGGCGCGCGTGATCTGGCGCTAG
- a CDS encoding metal ABC transporter ATP-binding protein: MPLLRYHATCGGHHAHDAPALVFDDVALGYAGEEHPVLSGVSLNIDRGRSIALLGDNGAGKSTLLKSVAGLLPLRQGKITVLGHAVGQCHHQVAYLPQHREIDWGFPISVRRFVLTGSYIHLGWFLRPRKKQHEAAQRLLEKLQLLPLAERRINELSGGQQQRLLVARTLLHGADLLLLDEPFNAVDSDNRELIRQVLHGLKAEGKTLVTATHDLEFGAGFFDARYRLADGHLREEGSV; the protein is encoded by the coding sequence GTGCCACTCCTACGCTACCATGCCACTTGTGGCGGGCATCACGCGCACGATGCCCCGGCGCTCGTTTTTGACGACGTCGCTTTGGGTTACGCGGGTGAAGAGCACCCGGTGCTCAGCGGCGTGAGCCTGAACATCGACCGTGGTCGTAGTATTGCACTGTTGGGGGACAACGGTGCGGGCAAATCAACCTTGCTGAAGAGCGTTGCGGGCTTGCTTCCGTTGCGCCAGGGCAAGATCACCGTGCTGGGGCATGCGGTAGGGCAGTGCCACCACCAGGTAGCTTACTTGCCGCAGCATCGCGAGATCGATTGGGGCTTCCCGATCAGCGTGCGCCGCTTTGTGCTGACCGGCAGTTACATTCACTTAGGCTGGTTTTTACGGCCCAGAAAAAAACAGCACGAGGCCGCTCAGCGCTTACTCGAAAAACTGCAACTCTTGCCGTTGGCCGAGCGACGAATCAATGAGCTTTCCGGCGGTCAACAGCAGCGTCTACTCGTCGCGCGGACGCTACTGCATGGCGCGGATTTGCTGCTGTTGGACGAGCCTTTTAACGCGGTCGACTCCGACAACCGCGAGTTGATTCGCCAAGTGCTCCACGGGCTTAAAGCTGAAGGGAAAACACTGGTGACGGCCACGCACGATCTCGAGTTCGGTGCTGGTTTTTTTGATGCGCGCTACCGCCTGGCCGATGGCCACTTGCGCGAGGAGGGCAGCGTATAA
- a CDS encoding metal ABC transporter substrate-binding protein gives MYKCFILFLLCGAASLSARLNVVATNGIVADWAEQVGGKEVSVTTFAGPGMDPHHFEPSPRQLGALAKADVVIGFGEGLEPWLGDAMQASGSQAELLVLTDHAELMEFGAAFWQDMPLLYPKAESKPPCCKEDAIKANEVWGKMRKLMPTGHQHDAHDHGHDHGEYDPHVWLDPQQALMMVLAINLTFAELDPAHADYFDERRQAYLDQLIELDEWAEARLGEVAANRRILIGYHDNLRYFGRRYGFFTPASILGSVSTEAPDPSAKQFHELLKLIEQFSPPALFIDASANPRLAQQIQREAGVPTVATLYTDNITAADGPAPDYLTLMRVNVETITDSLR, from the coding sequence ATGTATAAATGCTTCATCCTGTTTTTGCTCTGCGGAGCCGCCAGTTTGTCGGCACGACTCAATGTCGTGGCGACCAATGGCATTGTGGCGGACTGGGCTGAGCAGGTGGGCGGTAAGGAAGTATCCGTCACGACTTTTGCCGGACCGGGCATGGACCCACATCACTTTGAGCCATCACCGCGCCAGTTGGGAGCTTTGGCCAAGGCAGATGTGGTGATCGGTTTTGGCGAGGGGCTGGAGCCATGGCTGGGGGATGCGATGCAGGCCAGCGGAAGTCAGGCGGAGCTGCTCGTCTTAACCGATCATGCCGAGCTAATGGAATTTGGTGCCGCCTTTTGGCAAGATATGCCCCTGCTTTACCCGAAGGCTGAGAGCAAGCCGCCATGTTGCAAGGAGGATGCCATTAAAGCCAACGAAGTGTGGGGCAAAATGCGCAAACTCATGCCGACGGGCCACCAACATGATGCGCACGACCACGGGCATGATCATGGTGAATACGACCCGCACGTTTGGCTGGACCCGCAGCAAGCGCTGATGATGGTGCTCGCGATTAATCTGACCTTTGCCGAGCTGGACCCCGCGCATGCGGACTATTTTGACGAGCGTCGTCAGGCGTATTTGGATCAACTGATTGAGCTCGATGAGTGGGCTGAAGCGCGCCTGGGTGAAGTCGCGGCGAACCGGCGTATCTTGATCGGCTACCATGATAACCTGCGTTACTTCGGCCGCCGCTATGGCTTTTTTACGCCCGCAAGCATTCTGGGTAGCGTGTCCACGGAGGCACCAGATCCTTCGGCTAAGCAGTTTCATGAGTTGCTGAAATTGATTGAGCAATTTAGCCCGCCTGCCTTGTTTATCGATGCCTCGGCGAATCCGCGCCTGGCGCAGCAGATACAGCGCGAAGCCGGCGTGCCGACCGTAGCAACGCTATACACGGACAACATCACTGCCGCCGACGGACCCGCGCCCGACTACCTGACGCTGATGCGGGTGAATGTGGAAACCATCACCGACTCCCTGCGCTAA
- a CDS encoding Fur family transcriptional regulator, translating into MGKNFRDTKQRAAILNTLKNAEHPLTPKEIQERAAESAPGLGIATVYRNIRLLLDNNEIEPIEVPGHRTCYMLPGNGHRTLVVCRDTNRVVLADGVDFKIQPDNLPEGFQAEQVEIFIYGRYAT; encoded by the coding sequence ATGGGGAAAAATTTTAGAGATACCAAACAGCGCGCCGCAATTCTGAACACGTTAAAAAATGCCGAACACCCGCTTACGCCCAAGGAGATTCAGGAGCGTGCCGCAGAGTCGGCGCCGGGCTTAGGAATCGCGACAGTTTATCGTAATATTCGACTGCTGCTGGACAACAACGAGATCGAACCAATCGAGGTACCTGGCCACCGTACGTGCTATATGCTGCCTGGTAATGGGCACCGTACCCTCGTCGTTTGCCGCGACACCAATCGCGTAGTCTTGGCCGATGGCGTCGATTTCAAAATCCAGCCTGACAACCTGCCCGAAGGCTTCCAGGCTGAGCAGGTGGAGATCTTTATCTACGGTCGCTACGCCACATAA
- the sixA gene encoding phosphohistidine phosphatase SixA: protein MRLYLLRHAEASYDFPTDEARELTPKGVRSIAKLCDRVKRKELSGLRAIHHSKLVRARQTAELLHDGLKLEAPLVETVGLAPMDDPTALGNLLWETSQDLMFVGHNPHLSILTSWLLTGDVFSDCINFKKSGLICLERESPPRDGRPAGVWVVSWYFINRPFAE from the coding sequence ATGAGACTTTATCTGCTGCGACACGCCGAAGCCAGTTACGATTTCCCTACCGACGAAGCTCGGGAACTGACCCCCAAGGGCGTGCGCTCCATCGCCAAGCTGTGCGACCGCGTGAAGCGTAAAGAGCTCTCCGGCCTGCGAGCAATCCATCATAGTAAGCTGGTGCGCGCTCGACAAACCGCTGAGCTGCTTCACGATGGGCTCAAGCTGGAGGCACCCTTGGTTGAGACTGTTGGCCTGGCTCCGATGGACGATCCTACCGCGCTGGGTAACCTGCTTTGGGAAACATCACAGGACCTAATGTTTGTTGGGCATAACCCGCATTTATCAATTTTGACCTCGTGGCTGCTCACGGGAGACGTTTTCTCAGACTGCATTAATTTTAAGAAAAGCGGCCTGATTTGCCTGGAGCGGGAGTCACCACCCCGAGACGGTCGCCCCGCTGGAGTGTGGGTGGTTAGTTGGTATTTTATTAATCGCCCGTTTGCGGAATAA
- a CDS encoding alpha/beta hydrolase family protein, with the protein MPPHQHLAAESKINALPLADLFAKKDGGRVRSPEEWAAQSSYWLEQVVNLEYGGMPPAPEHVVIESRCHARIRRWDDGSRLNSYSVRCHGGEWPIALGVKIYAPAGEGLFPTILYGDGCWHYLSDDMIRSVLGRGMALAVFDRTEMAEDLVYPDVVDKQKRSGGLYDVYPGKGFGAIAAWAWAYHRAVDLLTELSYIDASKIAISGHSRGGKTTLLAGATDPRIALVHDNASGAGGSASFRYVGPGGETLNIVRDLYSWFGRGLDEYIGEPERLPFDQHCLLAAIAPRPLLHTYALDDHWSNQRGMVQCSRAVKQVYGFLDAAEDHAFHLREGGHFYAPEDLARLLEFIDWRWFGREPESAFNTHPYGDLPEPFSWRAPKVDS; encoded by the coding sequence ATGCCCCCTCATCAGCACCTTGCCGCCGAGTCAAAGATTAACGCCCTGCCACTGGCAGATTTATTCGCGAAGAAGGATGGTGGGCGGGTCCGCTCGCCGGAAGAATGGGCGGCACAGTCATCATACTGGTTGGAGCAAGTCGTGAACTTGGAATATGGCGGGATGCCGCCTGCGCCAGAGCATGTGGTTATCGAGTCAAGGTGTCATGCGCGCATCCGCCGGTGGGACGATGGCTCCCGCTTGAACTCCTACAGTGTGCGATGCCATGGCGGGGAATGGCCGATTGCGCTCGGGGTGAAAATATATGCGCCAGCGGGGGAGGGGCTATTCCCGACGATACTCTACGGGGACGGTTGCTGGCATTATCTGAGCGACGACATGATCCGAAGCGTGCTCGGTCGAGGTATGGCGCTGGCGGTCTTTGATCGAACGGAAATGGCGGAGGATCTGGTTTATCCGGATGTGGTCGACAAGCAAAAGCGCAGTGGAGGGCTTTACGATGTGTATCCGGGCAAGGGGTTTGGCGCGATCGCCGCCTGGGCCTGGGCGTATCATCGCGCAGTCGATTTATTGACTGAGCTTTCGTATATCGATGCTTCGAAAATTGCTATTAGCGGACATTCGCGCGGCGGTAAAACTACTCTGTTGGCGGGTGCTACGGATCCCCGGATTGCCCTGGTGCATGACAACGCCTCGGGTGCCGGCGGCTCGGCTTCATTTCGTTATGTTGGCCCGGGCGGGGAAACGCTGAACATTGTGCGTGATCTGTACTCATGGTTTGGCCGGGGGCTGGATGAATACATTGGTGAGCCTGAGCGTTTACCATTCGATCAGCATTGTTTGTTGGCAGCGATTGCGCCGCGACCCTTGCTGCATACTTACGCCCTGGATGACCACTGGTCGAACCAGCGGGGCATGGTGCAGTGTTCGCGAGCGGTTAAGCAAGTTTATGGTTTTCTCGATGCGGCGGAAGATCACGCCTTCCACCTGCGGGAGGGCGGGCACTTTTATGCGCCGGAAGACTTAGCGCGTTTGCTAGAATTTATTGACTGGCGCTGGTTTGGGCGCGAGCCGGAGTCGGCGTTTAATACGCACCCATACGGCGACCTGCCTGAACCGTTTTCCTGGCGTGCTCCCAAGGTCGACTCATAG
- a CDS encoding NUDIX domain-containing protein, protein MAKQRISAGLLMYDDSGDELRVFIAHPGGPFFKKKDAGHWSIPKGEPDPGEEDLLEVARREFAEEIGLIPPAKTDPNVIFWPLDTIKQKGGKVVHAWAFRGDWPEGREVVSNEIPIEWPPKSGKTVYIPEVDRVAMVSLSEAKHLLKESQWPLIERLAAVLGR, encoded by the coding sequence ATGGCCAAGCAACGAATTTCAGCCGGTTTGCTGATGTATGACGACTCCGGTGACGAGCTCCGGGTTTTCATCGCGCACCCGGGTGGGCCGTTCTTTAAAAAGAAGGACGCCGGGCATTGGTCCATCCCCAAAGGCGAGCCCGACCCGGGCGAAGAAGACCTGCTGGAAGTCGCGCGCCGGGAGTTTGCGGAGGAAATTGGCCTGATCCCACCCGCCAAAACAGACCCCAACGTTATTTTTTGGCCACTGGACACGATTAAGCAAAAGGGCGGCAAGGTCGTCCATGCCTGGGCCTTTCGCGGCGATTGGCCAGAGGGCCGTGAAGTTGTCAGCAACGAAATCCCCATCGAATGGCCGCCCAAGAGCGGTAAGACGGTCTACATCCCGGAAGTCGACCGCGTAGCCATGGTCTCGCTCAGCGAAGCCAAGCATTTGCTGAAAGAATCGCAGTGGCCTTTAATAGAGCGCCTAGCGGCGGTTTTAGGGCGGTGA